Proteins from a genomic interval of Symmachiella macrocystis:
- a CDS encoding secretin N-terminal domain-containing protein → MKCAFTVVLLTLYLSGIAAAQSSSAAEYQVYPLRHKSATEVEKMLEELLDNLDDTTHLVADRQNNQILLRGPKNAQQIAQQLIKSVDRNSKATTAPVETKPVVQSYAIEPAGLQEAADSLRKRFQENRKVRVAIDVDASRLLVVAPQQIHDWISSRLDEPTPPLEIQEVERTITLNGGPQPRQPVEQPSTDQPRELFVSLINSQAADILPMLRQLFGKRMQPIRVNESPKQSYVLSKIAGHDVEITIDRRRNQFLVYGQDQAVAQVARLVRALDSRETTEGRRIRILALRRSSPDKVEEAVRAYRGEKTKLKSPKAVREISGDKGTHLITDSQVRPANFAFQETDTNNDSAPVLDPDGPMDAQDAELDRQRERLRELGTDVEVETLPDLDVIILRGRDRDVEEMTRIINEIERLSAEAEPEIDVVLLKHVDSQQLSTLITGVLPDLIGGRQGRVEQTPLITPNALLLIGWGEALEVLKELIASLDSPVDPNSQLRVFRLKHAPAAQAQQTVQQYFTNRPGLAASVRVTADPRTNALLIQAAPRDMRDVALLISRIDVAESSSVHQARIFSLKNSLAADVAQVLTQAITGAAGGGGQASSVLELLAIDTAGKKVLKSGLLNNVQITPDPRKNTLVVSAPPESMELLGELIRQLDETPVDTAQIKVFRIINSDAADLVQMLRSLLPTQTGAGAGPQLPGAEGETSLAPLRFAIDTRTNSIIATGSAGHLRIIEALLLRLDEREVKLRQNIVYRLKNVSATDVARAIGDFLRSERQIQLASPGGLSAFQQIEREVVVVPEPVGNNLIVSATPRFFEEIKTIVEKLDEQPPKVMIQVLIAEVGLNDTDEFGVELGLQDSLLFDRSLLSNLTDSQTLTRTAQQSTDQGIITATEQEVIGATFEPGFDFNQAELGNSGSARSLATAASVAGQALSNFAVGRTNSQLGYGGLVLSAGSDSVNILLRALHENRRLEVLSRPQVTTLDNQPAYIQVGQRVPRITGSTVGLTGTVNSVALENVGLILGVTPRISPEGMVVMEIDSEKSDVGSDADGIPVLVSTDGTIVKSPRINVITAQTTVSAADGETIILGGLITKRTEEIRRRVPYLSELPLLGQLFSYDFNADRRTELLIILTPHVIRDQQDMERVKMEEYARMSWCATDVCELQNHDPLLCGESGCPMYNDAIPVIYPDTDPRGEGITPAQPALIPQPQEDVIYPNSNPQSRIDRRSAVQSSWDDVETLFPDDNPQGTPNPNLNVRLRRIRKAQPSDSRTGIPKVLYSPEGSNGPIVPDQMTR, encoded by the coding sequence ATGAAATGCGCGTTCACTGTCGTTCTGTTGACACTTTACCTCTCGGGTATCGCCGCGGCCCAGTCGAGTTCGGCCGCTGAATATCAGGTCTATCCGCTACGGCATAAATCGGCGACTGAAGTCGAGAAAATGCTGGAGGAGCTACTGGATAATCTCGACGACACCACGCATTTGGTCGCTGATCGTCAAAACAATCAAATCTTGCTCCGCGGGCCGAAAAACGCTCAACAGATTGCGCAGCAGTTGATCAAATCGGTAGATCGCAATTCGAAGGCAACTACGGCGCCGGTTGAGACGAAGCCGGTTGTCCAATCCTATGCCATCGAGCCTGCCGGACTGCAAGAAGCGGCCGACAGCCTCCGCAAACGATTCCAAGAGAACCGTAAGGTCCGTGTCGCAATTGATGTCGATGCTTCGCGGTTACTCGTTGTGGCACCGCAGCAAATTCATGACTGGATCTCGTCGCGATTGGACGAACCGACACCGCCGCTAGAAATCCAAGAGGTGGAACGGACCATCACGCTCAATGGAGGTCCACAACCACGTCAGCCCGTAGAGCAACCGTCGACCGACCAGCCGCGTGAATTGTTTGTCTCGTTGATCAATTCTCAAGCAGCCGACATCCTGCCAATGTTGCGACAGTTGTTCGGCAAGCGCATGCAACCGATCCGCGTCAACGAAAGTCCCAAACAGAGTTATGTTCTCTCGAAAATTGCCGGACACGATGTCGAAATCACCATCGACCGCCGTCGCAATCAGTTTTTGGTGTATGGACAGGACCAAGCCGTTGCTCAAGTCGCGAGACTCGTACGGGCACTCGATAGTCGCGAGACAACCGAAGGCCGCCGGATTCGTATCCTCGCACTTCGACGCAGTAGTCCTGACAAGGTCGAGGAAGCCGTTCGCGCCTACCGCGGTGAAAAAACCAAACTAAAATCACCAAAAGCTGTCCGTGAAATATCCGGGGATAAAGGGACGCACCTCATCACTGATTCGCAAGTCCGCCCGGCCAATTTTGCCTTCCAAGAAACAGACACCAACAACGATTCCGCCCCGGTACTGGATCCGGACGGACCCATGGACGCCCAGGACGCCGAGCTAGACCGCCAACGCGAACGGTTGCGGGAGTTGGGGACCGATGTCGAAGTCGAAACATTGCCTGATTTGGACGTGATCATTCTGCGGGGACGCGATCGTGACGTCGAAGAAATGACCCGCATCATCAATGAAATTGAACGACTCAGCGCCGAAGCGGAACCGGAAATCGATGTCGTGCTGCTCAAGCATGTCGATAGCCAACAATTATCAACGTTAATCACCGGTGTGCTTCCCGATTTAATCGGTGGCCGACAAGGTCGCGTAGAGCAAACACCGCTGATCACGCCCAATGCACTGCTCTTGATTGGCTGGGGCGAAGCGCTGGAGGTGCTGAAGGAATTGATCGCCTCGCTGGACAGTCCCGTAGACCCCAACTCGCAATTGCGCGTCTTTCGGCTGAAACACGCTCCGGCAGCACAGGCGCAGCAAACCGTACAACAATATTTCACCAATCGTCCGGGATTGGCCGCGTCGGTGCGTGTCACAGCTGACCCGCGCACCAATGCGTTGCTCATCCAAGCAGCACCGCGAGACATGCGGGATGTGGCGCTGTTAATCAGCCGGATTGATGTCGCCGAAAGTTCATCGGTTCACCAGGCTCGAATCTTCTCGTTGAAGAACTCCTTGGCAGCCGACGTCGCCCAAGTTTTGACACAAGCAATTACAGGTGCCGCCGGTGGTGGCGGACAGGCCTCTTCGGTGTTGGAACTGCTGGCGATCGATACGGCTGGCAAAAAAGTCCTCAAATCGGGGCTGTTGAACAATGTTCAAATCACACCCGACCCGCGTAAAAATACGCTCGTCGTTTCCGCACCGCCCGAAAGCATGGAGCTGTTGGGCGAGCTGATTCGCCAACTCGATGAAACACCGGTGGACACCGCACAAATTAAAGTGTTTCGGATCATCAACAGCGACGCGGCCGACTTGGTGCAGATGCTGCGGTCGTTGCTGCCGACACAAACCGGCGCCGGTGCCGGCCCCCAACTCCCCGGTGCCGAAGGGGAAACCTCACTCGCGCCATTGCGATTCGCCATCGACACGCGCACCAACAGTATTATCGCCACCGGTTCGGCGGGTCATTTGCGAATCATCGAAGCATTGTTGCTACGTTTGGATGAACGCGAAGTCAAACTGCGGCAGAATATCGTGTATCGTTTGAAAAACGTTTCGGCGACAGATGTCGCCCGCGCAATTGGCGATTTCTTACGCAGTGAACGACAAATTCAATTGGCGTCCCCGGGCGGTTTGAGTGCTTTTCAACAGATCGAACGCGAAGTGGTTGTTGTGCCCGAACCGGTTGGGAACAACTTGATCGTCAGTGCCACACCACGGTTTTTTGAAGAGATCAAAACCATTGTCGAAAAACTCGACGAACAACCCCCCAAGGTCATGATCCAAGTATTGATCGCCGAAGTCGGCTTAAACGATACTGACGAATTTGGTGTGGAGTTGGGACTGCAAGATTCATTGCTTTTCGATCGCAGCCTGTTGAGCAATCTTACCGATTCACAAACCTTGACACGGACCGCCCAACAATCAACCGACCAAGGAATTATCACCGCGACCGAACAAGAAGTGATTGGAGCTACGTTCGAGCCGGGCTTTGACTTTAATCAGGCGGAACTCGGGAACAGCGGCAGCGCCCGATCGTTAGCGACTGCAGCTTCAGTGGCTGGCCAAGCATTGTCAAATTTTGCCGTGGGGCGCACAAACTCACAACTTGGCTACGGAGGTCTCGTCCTTTCGGCCGGTAGCGACAGCGTAAATATCCTGTTGCGGGCCTTGCACGAGAACAGACGTTTGGAAGTCCTTAGCCGTCCGCAAGTGACGACGCTGGATAATCAGCCAGCCTATATTCAAGTTGGTCAACGCGTGCCCCGCATCACCGGTTCTACAGTCGGGTTGACCGGTACGGTGAATAGTGTTGCATTAGAAAATGTCGGCTTGATTCTCGGCGTCACCCCGCGTATCAGCCCCGAAGGGATGGTGGTGATGGAAATCGACTCCGAAAAATCCGACGTGGGCAGCGATGCAGATGGAATACCCGTCTTGGTCTCCACCGATGGAACGATCGTCAAATCGCCCCGCATCAACGTCATCACGGCTCAGACAACCGTTAGCGCCGCTGATGGCGAAACAATCATTCTCGGCGGATTGATCACCAAACGCACGGAGGAAATTCGTCGCCGCGTTCCTTATCTTTCTGAGCTGCCTCTGCTTGGACAACTCTTCAGCTACGATTTTAATGCCGATCGGCGGACGGAATTATTGATCATTCTCACCCCGCACGTGATCCGTGACCAGCAAGATATGGAACGGGTCAAGATGGAAGAATACGCCCGCATGAGTTGGTGCGCTACCGACGTGTGCGAATTGCAAAATCACGATCCTCTGCTGTGTGGCGAATCGGGCTGCCCGATGTACAACGACGCCATTCCCGTGATATATCCCGACACCGATCCCCGCGGCGAAGGCATAACTCCCGCCCAGCCGGCTTTGATTCCCCAACCGCAAGAAGATGTGATCTATCCTAATTCTAACCCTCAAAGCCGCATCGATCGCCGTTCGGCAGTCCAGTCCTCCTGGGACGATGTCGAAACCTTGTTTCCTGACGACAATCCACAAGGGACGCCGAACCCGAATTTGAATGTCCGGTTACGGCGGATACGAAAAGCACAACCGTCCGATTCTCGTACGGGAATCCCTAAGGTCCTCTACAGCCCCGAAGGTTCCAACGGGCCGATTGTGCCCGATCAAATGACGCGGTAA
- a CDS encoding BON domain-containing protein, giving the protein MTSTTTGLRPPPDESARINKPLPPRSATSLYYPRLVIRFDVPHRQRAEPTVIAYRLEESDSFRQLGEIEVVVSGPTATLRGEVASESDRRLAALLATFEPGIDHVQNDLTVNTELKLPPLPPEPGTEADAPPLAPPAAN; this is encoded by the coding sequence GTGACCTCGACGACTACCGGCTTGCGTCCGCCACCCGATGAAAGTGCGCGAATCAACAAGCCGCTTCCGCCGCGCAGTGCGACATCGCTGTATTATCCCAGGCTGGTGATTCGCTTTGATGTCCCTCATCGGCAAAGGGCCGAACCGACCGTTATTGCGTATCGACTTGAGGAATCAGATTCATTTCGGCAACTGGGGGAGATTGAGGTGGTGGTCTCAGGTCCGACGGCCACGTTGCGGGGTGAGGTTGCCTCCGAATCGGATCGTCGGCTAGCTGCTCTGCTTGCCACTTTCGAACCCGGAATCGATCACGTACAAAACGACCTGACCGTGAATACCGAGTTGAAGTTGCCGCCGCTGCCTCCTGAGCCAGGGACTGAGGCGGATGCACCTCCGCTGGCGCCGCCGGCTGCGAATTAG